The following are encoded in a window of Flavobacteriales bacterium genomic DNA:
- a CDS encoding TonB-dependent receptor family protein: MKNFYVLFFTLITVIPALAQTGSIRGVIKDAQNNEMMPYVNIVVKSSDKKIVTGGISNDKGSFGISKIPYGKYTAEIQFMGYETISKPVELNDKRRKLNLGVIRLSASAEMMSEVELTEEASTIEQKIDRKVINVGKDLTSVGSTAGEMLNQIQSVNVDQQTGSVSLRGNENVRILIDGKPTNLTADQVLKQIPSASIKKVELITNPSAKYNPEGMSGMINLVLHKNALQGFNANVNAGLTQGINTRFNGSLNMNYKTGKVNIYSNYGYNTGTRENKGYVNRTDKFPLRQEFGFENTPESHMIKLGADYYINDQNTLSAYTTQNFFKTDNDGFTRVIKDQKTITDAPYIVSNTVPSQTYNLNYRRKFDKNGQHQLDAEITYSHTNNEEDARYWDKINTSSKDLNFTNDVEKQFTNTIFNIDYNRPIGDKSKLELGAEYRQNLTTNENISTQLNVGNSAFEYDRNIYSLYATFGHQFEKVGIQLGSRFEQYEVEGTFSRGKNNAPYSDEIFSIYPSAYITYNPSEKNQYQLSYSRRVDRPSIGQVNPVREWSTPLINSVGNPELVPQFTNSYEFNYTRQFKKGNATAGVFYRRITDPINRFISLDPKDPQKQLLTYANLSPTDRFGIELSSSYAPKRWWRLNGSVELYNKTDRQGDLEVVTNSLSGRLSSMFYASKKLNFQVFTMINAPENGIQFNRKTMWMFNLGASYTVLNGKGTISARVNDIFQGMRFKFDSTNPFEQNGQFNWESRTFYVGFNYRFGQGKNRALRRKNRDSNELRSGGGFGG, translated from the coding sequence ATGAAGAATTTCTATGTATTATTTTTTACATTAATAACGGTAATTCCAGCATTGGCACAAACAGGTAGTATCCGAGGAGTGATCAAGGATGCTCAAAATAATGAGATGATGCCTTATGTGAACATTGTTGTAAAAAGCTCAGATAAAAAAATAGTTACCGGTGGAATTTCCAATGATAAAGGAAGTTTTGGTATTTCAAAAATTCCTTATGGAAAATACACTGCTGAAATTCAATTTATGGGATATGAGACCATTTCAAAACCAGTTGAATTAAATGACAAGAGAAGAAAATTGAATTTGGGAGTCATTCGCCTTTCTGCTTCAGCAGAAATGATGTCTGAAGTTGAGCTTACAGAAGAAGCGTCAACAATTGAGCAAAAAATTGACCGAAAAGTTATTAATGTTGGAAAAGACTTAACATCTGTGGGAAGTACGGCAGGAGAGATGCTTAATCAAATTCAATCTGTGAATGTAGATCAGCAAACAGGATCGGTAAGTTTAAGAGGAAATGAAAATGTAAGAATCTTGATTGATGGTAAGCCCACAAACCTTACTGCTGACCAGGTTTTAAAGCAAATACCATCAGCTTCAATCAAAAAAGTGGAATTGATCACCAATCCTTCTGCAAAATATAACCCAGAAGGTATGAGTGGAATGATTAATCTAGTACTTCATAAAAATGCACTTCAAGGTTTTAATGCCAATGTGAACGCTGGTTTAACCCAAGGAATTAACACCCGTTTTAATGGTTCATTAAATATGAATTATAAGACAGGGAAAGTAAATATATATTCGAATTATGGATATAATACAGGAACAAGAGAAAACAAAGGATATGTAAATAGAACCGATAAATTCCCACTACGTCAAGAATTTGGATTTGAAAATACACCAGAATCTCACATGATAAAATTGGGTGCAGATTATTATATTAATGATCAAAATACCCTATCTGCATATACCACACAGAATTTCTTTAAAACAGACAATGATGGGTTTACCAGGGTAATTAAAGACCAAAAAACGATTACTGACGCACCTTATATTGTGTCAAACACAGTTCCATCACAAACTTATAACCTAAATTATAGAAGGAAATTTGATAAAAATGGACAACATCAATTAGATGCAGAAATCACCTATTCACACACCAATAATGAGGAAGATGCTCGTTATTGGGATAAAATAAACACCAGTTCTAAAGATTTGAATTTCACGAATGATGTGGAGAAGCAATTCACAAATACCATCTTTAATATAGATTATAATAGACCCATTGGAGATAAATCTAAACTTGAATTAGGTGCAGAATACCGTCAAAACCTCACCACAAATGAAAATATTTCTACTCAATTGAATGTTGGGAATTCTGCTTTTGAATATGATCGAAATATCTATTCACTTTATGCCACTTTTGGACATCAGTTTGAAAAAGTGGGAATCCAGTTAGGGTCTCGATTTGAACAGTATGAGGTAGAAGGTACTTTTAGCAGAGGAAAAAACAATGCACCTTATTCAGATGAGATTTTTAGCATTTATCCATCTGCATATATTACCTATAACCCATCTGAGAAAAATCAATATCAATTGAGTTATAGCAGACGTGTTGATAGACCTTCAATAGGGCAGGTTAACCCCGTTAGAGAATGGAGTACTCCATTAATAAATTCTGTAGGAAACCCTGAACTTGTACCGCAGTTTACAAATTCATATGAGTTTAATTATACTCGTCAATTTAAAAAAGGAAATGCCACTGCTGGCGTATTTTATAGAAGAATAACAGATCCTATTAACCGCTTTATTTCATTGGACCCAAAGGATCCACAAAAACAACTTCTAACTTATGCGAATCTTTCCCCGACAGATCGTTTTGGAATTGAACTATCATCGAGTTATGCTCCTAAAAGATGGTGGCGTTTAAATGGTTCTGTGGAGTTGTACAATAAAACGGATAGACAAGGGGATTTAGAGGTAGTAACAAATTCTTTATCAGGTAGATTGAGTTCAATGTTTTATGCTTCAAAGAAGCTCAATTTTCAAGTGTTTACTATGATAAACGCCCCAGAAAATGGAATCCAATTTAACCGCAAAACCATGTGGATGTTTAATTTAGGTGCTAGTTATACTGTTCTAAATGGAAAAGGAACAATCTCAGCACGTGTAAATGATATTTTCCAAGGAATGAGATTCAAATTCGATTCTACAAATCCATTTGAGCAAAATGGACAGTTTAATTGGGAAAGCAGAACGTTTTATGTTGGTTTCAATTATCGATTTGGACAAGGAAAAAACCGTGCTTTAAGAAGAAAAAACCGTGATAGCAATGAGTTGAGAAGTGGTGGTGGATTTGGAGGCTAA